A window of the Dioscorea cayenensis subsp. rotundata cultivar TDr96_F1 chromosome 14, TDr96_F1_v2_PseudoChromosome.rev07_lg8_w22 25.fasta, whole genome shotgun sequence genome harbors these coding sequences:
- the LOC120276091 gene encoding uncharacterized protein LOC120276091, with protein sequence MRNKQASLQNLENQVGWITKLVSKWPQGSLLSNTEANPHVHLKAIPLRSGEKVGMGGDKMIKMEKEPEIKVIESLARKSEPTSIVEKRTPPLVKEYILCLLYPLRLLNDHTDKQFKRFLDLLKQLHISVPFVEALSQMPKYAKFLKDLLTNKRKSKEVSTVTLSEGSSALLQK encoded by the coding sequence ATGAGAAACAAGCAAGCTTCTCTCCAGaatttggagaaccaagtgggatgGATTACCAAACTAGTATCCAAATGGCCTCAAGGAAGCTTACTAAGTAATACTGAAGCAAATCCCCATGTGCATCTTAAGGCAATTCCTCTACGAAGTGGTGAAAAAGTGGGGATGGGTGGTGATAAGATGATAAAGATGGAAAAGGAGCCAGAAATTAAGGTTATTGAGAGCCTGGCAAGGAAAAGCGAGCCTACTTCGATTGTTGAGAAGAGAACACCACCACTGGTGAAGGAGTACATTCTCTGCCTCCTTTACCCATTAAGATTGTTGAATGATCATACAGACAAACAATTCAAGAGATTTCTGGACTTGTTGAAGCAATTGCATATTAGTGTCCCATTTGTTGAAGCCTTATctcaaatgccaaagtatgcaaagtttctcaaggacctactAACAAACAAGCGGAAATCTAAGGAGGTATCAACAGTAACATTGAGCGAAGGAAGCTCAGCGTTGCTTCAGAAATGA
- the LOC120276092 gene encoding uncharacterized protein LOC120276092: MTLQLADSSIRHLRGIIEDILVKVDKFIFPVDLMILDLDEDIEVKLILGSSFLAISKALIDVSNGRMKLRVGDKEVMFALSDAIKHPSTFDDTLYFLDKTDLIVDECVQEILHKEPFKE, from the coding sequence ATGACATTGCAACTAGCGGACTCCTCCATTAGACATCTTAGGGGAATCATAGAAGACATTTTGGTTAAggttgataaatttattttcccGGTAGATTTGATGATTCTAGATCTAGATGAGGATATTGAAGTGAAACTCATTCTTGGTAGTTCATTCCTAGCCATCTCCAAAGCCCTCATTGATGTTAGCAATGGTAGAATGAAACTTAGGGTTGGGGATAAGGAAGTTATGTTCGCTTTATCTGATGCAATAAAACATCCTTctacttttgatgatactttatatttccTTGATAAGACTGatttaattgttgatgaatGTGTGCAGGAAATCTTGCACAAGGAGCCTTTTAAGGAGTAA